The nucleotide window CCATGTCAGCATATTTAACAATTTCTGCGGATCCACTTCTTCCTTAAAGCGCGAAAAGTCAATATTCTTGAAGTACACAGTATAAATCTCTCCAATGGTAGAGCCAATTCGTTCCTTCATCGCTTCGCTGACTTCCTCACGGCGGGAATAATAGGCTTTCATCACAAAATTCATGAAATGCGGATACTGCAGAATCAGACTGTATTTGATGCGGGCGGCATATTCCATAAGATCAAAGAAATCTGTGATTTGAATGAAGTTCTCAGTACAAATTTGTTGATGAAAAAAATTGCAGCAATAGTCAAACAGGAACAGATAAAATTCTTTCTTGTTCTTAAAATAATAGAACAACAGTCCTTTAGAAATCCCGGCTTTCGCCGCTATATCATCCGTTGACGCCTGCGGATAATCATACGCCCCAAAGACTTCCAGACCCGCATTGATGATTCGCTGCTGTTTTTCAGCGGGCAGTTCATAGAACTTCTCGTTCATCGATAATCCTCCTGACTGACCTGGTCAGTCTTTAGTTTTCATTATAGTGGATTGACTCAGGTTTACAACCCCACGCAATCCATAAAATTGCAATCAAACGGATGAACTTGATTTTTCCCTTCTCTCGCCCTGTTTTTGGGCTTATTCGGCGTGTTTTCAGCAGAAAGGGGACAGAAATCCTTTTCCATTTTAAATGTCGCACCCGAGGCACTTCTGACACTTTGTTTCTCAAAATGGGATGCTGAAACAGCACAAAAAAAGCACAGCCGCAGCCATGCTTTTCCATAACAATTAAACCAGCTCGATGATCGCCATCGGAGCGCTGTCACCGCGACGGAAGCCGGTCTTTAAGACACGGGTGTATCCGCCGTTGCGGTCGGCATATTTCGGACCGATTTCATCAAACAGCTTCTTCAGGACTGTTTCGCCTGTCTTTTCATCAGCAACAACATTGCGGATGTAAGCAGCAGCCTGACGACGGGCATGCAGATCTCCGCGCTTAGCCAACGTAATCAGTTCGTCGACAACAGAGCGAAGTTCTTTCGCCTTCATTTCGGTTGTTTCAATTTTGCCGTTCAGGATCAGACTGGTAGCCATATTGCGAAGCATCGCTTTCCGGTGGTCAGCAGTGCGTCCTAATTTACGATTCCACATAGGGGGTTCCTCCTTTACTTGCGATTAGTCGTATGATTTGAAGCTCAGACCCAATTCGTAAATCTTGTCTTTGACTTCTTTTAATGATTTTTTACCCAGATTCCGGACTCGCATCATTTCTTCTTCAGAACGCTGCGTCAGCTCTTCGACGGTCTGGATGCCAGCCCGTTTCAAACAGTTGTAAGAACGGACGGACAGATCCAGATCTTCGATCGCCATGGACTGCATGTTCTTCGGGGATTCCCCGTTGACATCCTTCATCACGGATTCCATATCCGCAACGGACTCGTTGACATGGGTCAGAAGATCGAGATGATCGATCAGAATCTTAGAGCCCAGCGCCAGCGACATCTGCGGCGTAATCGAACCGTTGGTCCAGATTTCAAAAATCAAGCGGTCGTACTTCGCATCCTGACCGACACGCGTCGGTTCAACATTATACGAAATCCGATCGATCGGGGTATAAATTGAATCGGTATACACCGTTCCGATACCCTGAGAAGATCCCTGGTATAAGGCTTTGTTTCCATCAGCGCTGATGTAGCCGCGGCCATTGCGGGCCTTCAGCTCCATTTCCAGCGTAGCGCCTTCTTCCAGATGCGCGATTTCCAGATCTTTGTTCAATACTTCCACACCCGTCGGGCAGATAATATCGCCCGCGGTCACGGTCATTGGGCCTTTTGCGGCAATTCGTAAGGTATAGGATTCATCGTCATCAATCTTCATGATCAGATTCTTGATGTTCAGAATCATCATCGTGACGTCTTCTTCAACGCCAGGAATGGATGTAAACTCATGGTAAACACCCTCGACCTTAATCGAGTACACCGCAGCTCCCGGTAACGAGGAGAGTAAAACACGTCTGAGAGCATTACCAAGGGTAGTGCCGAAGCCTCTTTCAAGAGGTTCTACAACGAATTTTCCATAATGGTCAGATTCAACATATTCTTTGACTTCAAACTTTGCGCGTTCAAATTTTTGCATAACCATTTCCCTCCTCAATTAGGTTATTAACCACGTGGCCGCTTCGGTGGACGGCATCCATTGTGCGGAATCGGAGTCACGTCGTTGATGACCGTGATTTCTAAGCCTGCTGTCTGTAAAGAACGAACAGCCGCTTCACGTCCAGGTCCTGGACCCTTAACGTTGACTTCGACAACCTTCATGCCGTGATCGACAGCAGCCTTGCCGGCAGCTTCGCCTGCCATCTGAGCGGCAAACGGTGTAGATTTACGAGAACCCTTGAAGCCTAATGCACCCGCGCTGGACCAAGCGATGGCATTTCCGCTTTCATCGGTAATCGTAACGATTGTATTGTTAAATGTTGAATGAATATGTGCAACGCCCCGAGCGACATTCTTGCGGACACGACGCTTGCGGCTTGTCTGTTTCACTTTTGCCATTGACTACTATCCTCCCGCTTATTTCTTCTTATTCGCTACTGTACGACGCGGTCCTTTGCGTGTACGAGCGTTAGTTTTGGTGCGCTGTCCGCGGACAGGCAGTCCTTTACGATGACGAACACCGCGGTAGCAGCCGATTTCCATCAAACGCTTGATGTTCAGCTGGGTTTCCCGGCGCAGATCGCCTTCAACTTTGATCTGGT belongs to Holdemania massiliensis and includes:
- a CDS encoding TetR/AcrR family transcriptional regulator, with amino-acid sequence MNEKFYELPAEKQQRIINAGLEVFGAYDYPQASTDDIAAKAGISKGLLFYYFKNKKEFYLFLFDYCCNFFHQQICTENFIQITDFFDLMEYAARIKYSLILQYPHFMNFVMKAYYSRREEVSEAMKERIGSTIGEIYTVYFKNIDFSRFKEEVDPQKLLNMLTWMAEGYIQDKLRQSETLNIDELMQDFHDWQEMFRKIAYKEVNDETHSQS
- the rplQ gene encoding 50S ribosomal protein L17, with the protein product MWNRKLGRTADHRKAMLRNMATSLILNGKIETTEMKAKELRSVVDELITLAKRGDLHARRQAAAYIRNVVADEKTGETVLKKLFDEIGPKYADRNGGYTRVLKTGFRRGDSAPMAIIELV
- a CDS encoding DNA-directed RNA polymerase subunit alpha; the protein is MQKFERAKFEVKEYVESDHYGKFVVEPLERGFGTTLGNALRRVLLSSLPGAAVYSIKVEGVYHEFTSIPGVEEDVTMMILNIKNLIMKIDDDESYTLRIAAKGPMTVTAGDIICPTGVEVLNKDLEIAHLEEGATLEMELKARNGRGYISADGNKALYQGSSQGIGTVYTDSIYTPIDRISYNVEPTRVGQDAKYDRLIFEIWTNGSITPQMSLALGSKILIDHLDLLTHVNESVADMESVMKDVNGESPKNMQSMAIEDLDLSVRSYNCLKRAGIQTVEELTQRSEEEMMRVRNLGKKSLKEVKDKIYELGLSFKSYD
- the rpsK gene encoding 30S ribosomal protein S11, with product MAKVKQTSRKRRVRKNVARGVAHIHSTFNNTIVTITDESGNAIAWSSAGALGFKGSRKSTPFAAQMAGEAAGKAAVDHGMKVVEVNVKGPGPGREAAVRSLQTAGLEITVINDVTPIPHNGCRPPKRPRG
- the rpsM gene encoding 30S ribosomal protein S13, which codes for MARIAGIDIPRDKRVVVSLTYIYGIGSSTAKTILKKCGISEDIRVKDLTDDQVNAIRQEVDQIKVEGDLRRETQLNIKRLMEIGCYRGVRHRKGLPVRGQRTKTNARTRKGPRRTVANKKK